The Terriglobia bacterium genome includes the window ATTTTTGCGCGGGCCCTTAGCTCAGGAGCTACCCTACAAGCCAAAGATGATGCGAATATGATGAATCAGAGAAGAATCGACGAAGGTGAGATATAAACGGTATTAACGTGGTGATAATCCGATGTTGTCAGCATGGAATCTACTTTGCTTTCATTTATTATTTTGCGAACCCGAAGGCCCGGCCCCATTACGCACGAGGGAGGAATACGGAGAATGTAGATCCGATCCCGACCTCGCTTTGAACTTGGATCCGGCCCCCGTGAGCTTCGACGAGGTGCTTGGCGATGGAGAGTCCCAATCCGGTTCCTCCATCCTCCCGCGATCGAGCGGCATCGGCACGATAAAACCGTTCAAAAATCCTCTCCTGTTCGGCTTTTGGAATGCCGACACCACTGTCCGAAACCGAGATCACGATTTCCGAGTCCTTAACGAAAGCCCTTACAATGATGCGGCCCCCTGTCGGAGAGTAACGTACTGCATTATCGAGGAGATTCTGCAGAACCTGCTGTAAACACAGGCTATCCCCATTCACCAAAGGCAAATCGGCGCGATAGTCCGTTTCAAGAGTCAGGTTTTTCTGATCCGCTTTAAGGCGCGTGACCTCCAGGCAAGGCTGGGTCACCGAACTGACGGCCACGGGTTGACGCTGCAGTTCAAGTTTCCCGGCTTCGATCTGGGCCAGTTTGAGAAGATCATCGGTCAGGCGACCCAGGCGGACCGCATTTTCACGGATGATCTCTACAAATTTGCGGCTGTGTTCCGCATCTTCGAGGGCGCCGCTGAGCAGCGTATCGGCGAAACCCTGGATCGCGGTCAGAGGTGTCTTGAACTCGTGGGAAACATTTGCCGCGAAGTCGCGGCGCGCCCGTTCCAGCCTGCGCAGTTCGCTGATGTCGTGAAGCACGATCACGGATCCGGAGGTTGTGTCATTGGAACGGATCAGAGTAGCCGTTACGGCGAAGCTCCTGGTGCGCACTGAGCCCACGATAAGCTCGCTGGTGATCGGGGCATTCACTGTGCGCACCTGCTCGACGAAATTCAGCAGATCGGCATTGGGAATCACCTCAACGACAGGGCGGCCTTCCCAGGTCGCGATTTCGATATTCACTGCCCGGCAGAATGCCGCATTGCAGAAAATCACCCGCTGATTGGGACCTACGACCACGACACCATCGGACATGCTGGCCAGAACAGCAGCCGACTGGTTGCGCTCTTCCCGCAAGGTTCGAATCGTTGCATCCAGTTGCTCGGCGGTCTGGCTGAGCGTGCTGGAAAGGTCGGCCAGTTCGTCCCCTTTGCGATCCTTGGGGAGTCCCCGGAAATTTCCTGCGACAACCGCGCGCGAAAATTCCTTCAGTCGTTCTATGCGCCGGGCGAGAGCCCGAAAGAAGAGGAGTGAGGCACTCCCGGCGAGCGCCAGAACCATGAAAGATACAGTCCAGAGGCCACGCCGAAATCCGGTGAGAGCCTCGGCGAGACGCTCCAGCGGCACGGCGTATCTGATAATGATGGTACTTCCGTCTCTGGTGTGCTGGCGGACTGCCAGGTAAACGAGATCGTGACCGATTGTGGCGCTGTAACGAACCGCCCGGCCGGAGCCCTTCTCGAGAGCATCCCGTACCTCCTGCCTGCCGATATGGTTGTCCATCCTGGCATGGTCTTCTTGGGAATCCGCCAGCACTTTCCCATCCGGCGCGATCACGGTGATGCGAGTCCCGGTTAGGGCCATCCATGCGGTCCACTGCTTGAGTGAAGTCTCATCCAGGCCTTCGGGCGGCCGGCTTTCCGTAAGGTGAGAGAGGGACTGTAACTGCCCAAGCGCAGCCTCGATGTATTCCTCGCGGAGCGAGCGGACAACATAGGTGTCCACCACCAGGAGCACCAGCAGGAAAAGAACCAGTTGCAGCGATCCGAATTTCCAGAACAGCCGCCTTTTCACTGATTTCTCTCGTAATTCGCGTTCGTAAACAGCTTCCCGGGATATGCTTGGAAGACGATTATTTCGAATCCTCTTGCTGAAACCGGTAGCCGAAACCACGTACGGTTTCAACCAACGCGCCGTGTTTGCCCAGCTTCTTTCTCAACGCCAAAATGTGGACGTCCACGGTGCGATCGAGCACCTCGGCATCCCGTCCCAGGACGTTGTCGATCATTTCTCCGCGCGAGTACACTCGCCCCGGATGAGAAGCCAGAAAATGAAGCAGGCGGAACTCGGTAGCCGTAAGTTCGATCGCCCGGTCTCCGCAGGTCACCTCGCGCCGCTCTAAGTCGATAAGCAGATCGCCCCACCGCAGCAGCGCGCGCGGTTCGTGGTGGGCCTCAGTGCGACGCAGCAGTGCTCGCACTCGCGCCGTCAGCTCACGCGCGCTGAACGGCTTGGTCACATAATCGTCCGCGCCCAATTCCAGGCCGATAACGCGATCGGATTCGCCTGACTTTGCGGTAAGTATGATAAGCGGAATGGCTGCAGTCCTGCTATCGGCTCTCAGACTGCGGCAAACTTCCAGGCCATCCATTCCCGGCAGCATCAGGTCTACCAGCACGATGTCCGGTCTTTCTT containing:
- a CDS encoding PAS domain-containing protein, producing MKRRLFWKFGSLQLVLFLLVLLVVDTYVVRSLREEYIEAALGQLQSLSHLTESRPPEGLDETSLKQWTAWMALTGTRITVIAPDGKVLADSQEDHARMDNHIGRQEVRDALEKGSGRAVRYSATIGHDLVYLAVRQHTRDGSTIIIRYAVPLERLAEALTGFRRGLWTVSFMVLALAGSASLLFFRALARRIERLKEFSRAVVAGNFRGLPKDRKGDELADLSSTLSQTAEQLDATIRTLREERNQSAAVLASMSDGVVVVGPNQRVIFCNAAFCRAVNIEIATWEGRPVVEVIPNADLLNFVEQVRTVNAPITSELIVGSVRTRSFAVTATLIRSNDTTSGSVIVLHDISELRRLERARRDFAANVSHEFKTPLTAIQGFADTLLSGALEDAEHSRKFVEIIRENAVRLGRLTDDLLKLAQIEAGKLELQRQPVAVSSVTQPCLEVTRLKADQKNLTLETDYRADLPLVNGDSLCLQQVLQNLLDNAVRYSPTGGRIIVRAFVKDSEIVISVSDSGVGIPKAEQERIFERFYRADAARSREDGGTGLGLSIAKHLVEAHGGRIQVQSEVGIGSTFSVFLPRA
- a CDS encoding response regulator produces the protein MPKKTVLAIDDEKDLIELVRYNLEKEGFLVRGAPDGETGLAMALQERPDIVLVDLMLPGMDGLEVCRSLRADSRTAAIPLIILTAKSGESDRVIGLELGADDYVTKPFSARELTARVRALLRRTEAHHEPRALLRWGDLLIDLERREVTCGDRAIELTATEFRLLHFLASHPGRVYSRGEMIDNVLGRDAEVLDRTVDVHILALRKKLGKHGALVETVRGFGYRFQQEDSK